One window of the Rhodothermus sp. genome contains the following:
- a CDS encoding DUF2938 family protein gives MQSFPIKRVLLAGVVGTLLFDVFGLMVSALMGNPTWWDIPALLAEKLGLPLFFGVLAHYLNGIILAVIYAAIAPFLWGSKWARALTYITAETVLGVWLFMAPLLGMGIAGINGPMGVLFAVVSLMRHWVYAIGLALFIPVPTTTPATNAAASAAAS, from the coding sequence ATGCAATCGTTCCCGATCAAACGTGTGCTGCTGGCTGGGGTGGTCGGCACGTTGCTTTTTGACGTGTTCGGTCTGATGGTTTCGGCCCTCATGGGAAATCCCACCTGGTGGGACATTCCAGCGTTGCTGGCCGAAAAGCTTGGCCTGCCCCTCTTTTTCGGCGTACTGGCCCATTATCTGAACGGGATCATACTGGCCGTGATCTATGCGGCCATAGCCCCGTTTCTCTGGGGGTCGAAGTGGGCGCGGGCCCTTACCTACATTACCGCCGAGACCGTGCTGGGTGTATGGCTGTTCATGGCGCCGCTGCTGGGCATGGGTATTGCTGGCATAAACGGGCCGATGGGCGTCCTGTTTGCCGTGGTCTCACTGATGCGCCACTGGGTCTACGCCATCGGACTGGCTCTGTTTATTCCGGTACCC